A region from the Thermanaeromonas sp. C210 genome encodes:
- the cobS gene encoding adenosylcobinamide-GDP ribazoletransferase: MKGFNAFLVALKFLTRIPLKSGDNTGEAWQQSVAYFPLVGLVLGLILAAAWQALSLLVPDLPRAGLVLALAVFLSGGLHLDGFIDSMDGLFSGRDRERILAIMKDSRVGAHGVTAVVTLLVLKFSLLAALPSGNLRLAGLPLPPPLVLMPVLSRWAMVPALTCFPYARKEGMGSLFQAGRGRRNLFSATLVAALVAWFIMGPAGLFYLLLAALVSLGWCRWVRRLLGGLTGDTYGALAEIVEVFFLAVYYLRP, translated from the coding sequence TTGAAGGGGTTTAATGCCTTTCTTGTGGCCCTGAAGTTTTTGACCCGGATTCCCTTAAAGAGCGGTGATAATACCGGAGAAGCCTGGCAGCAAAGCGTCGCCTACTTTCCCCTGGTAGGCCTGGTTTTAGGTCTCATTTTGGCCGCGGCCTGGCAGGCATTGAGCTTACTGGTACCGGACCTTCCCCGGGCGGGGCTGGTCCTGGCCCTGGCGGTTTTCTTAAGCGGGGGCCTTCACCTGGACGGCTTTATCGACAGCATGGACGGCCTTTTTTCTGGCAGAGACCGGGAACGTATCCTGGCTATCATGAAGGACAGCCGCGTGGGTGCCCATGGCGTTACGGCGGTGGTCACCCTGCTGGTTTTGAAATTCAGCCTTTTGGCCGCCCTGCCGTCCGGGAACCTCCGGCTGGCCGGCCTCCCGCTGCCGCCGCCGCTGGTGTTGATGCCCGTTTTGAGCCGGTGGGCCATGGTGCCGGCCCTAACGTGCTTCCCTTACGCCCGTAAGGAAGGGATGGGTTCCCTATTCCAGGCCGGCCGCGGGCGCCGCAACCTGTTTTCCGCCACCCTGGTAGCCGCCCTGGTGGCGTGGTTTATAATGGGGCCTGCTGGTCTTTTTTATCTGCTCCTTGCGGCCCTGGTGTCCCTGGGGTGGTGCAGGTGGGTCCGGCGGCTTTTAGGCGGTCTGACGGGGGATACCTACGGCGCCCTGGCCGAAATCGTTGAGGTTTTTTTCCTGGCAGTTTATTATCTACGGCCGTAG
- the cobT gene encoding nicotinate-nucleotide--dimethylbenzimidazole phosphoribosyltransferase has protein sequence MDLLNRTLAAISPLDREAMVRAQAHLDDLTKPPGSLGALEAIARQLAGIKGEVPRRLTRKTHILMAGDHGVVAEGVSAFPQEVTPQMVLNFARGGAAINVLARHAGAELVLVDVGVAAELPDLPGLLKRKVAPGTANLARGPAMTREQAVAALEIGIEVANEQIAAGSELLGIGEMGIGNTTPSTAIVAAFSGLPVEKITGRGTGIDDKRLQLKINAIRRGLEVNRPNPADPLDVLAKVGGLEIAGMAGVILAGAAKRVPVIIDGLISGAAALVAARLAPGAADYILASHLSEEPGHAAVLELLGLKPMLTMAMRLGEGTGAALGMTLVEAAIKIYHEMATFSQAGVSGALDS, from the coding sequence ATGGATTTGTTAAACCGGACCCTGGCTGCCATCAGCCCCCTGGACAGGGAGGCCATGGTTCGAGCCCAGGCCCACCTCGATGATCTCACCAAGCCGCCAGGAAGCCTGGGCGCCCTGGAAGCTATTGCCCGGCAACTGGCCGGGATAAAGGGGGAAGTGCCGCGCCGCTTAACCCGCAAAACCCATATCCTTATGGCTGGTGACCACGGGGTGGTGGCGGAAGGGGTGAGCGCTTTTCCCCAGGAGGTTACGCCCCAGATGGTATTAAATTTTGCCCGGGGCGGGGCGGCAATCAACGTTCTGGCCCGTCATGCCGGGGCGGAGCTCGTCCTGGTAGATGTCGGGGTAGCGGCGGAACTGCCGGACCTCCCGGGCTTGTTGAAAAGAAAGGTAGCCCCGGGTACGGCCAACCTTGCGAGGGGGCCGGCCATGACCAGGGAACAGGCCGTTGCCGCCTTGGAAATCGGTATCGAGGTTGCTAACGAGCAAATTGCCGCCGGGAGCGAACTCTTAGGCATCGGGGAAATGGGCATCGGCAACACCACCCCCAGCACAGCCATCGTCGCCGCTTTCAGCGGTTTGCCGGTGGAAAAGATTACCGGTAGGGGGACGGGTATCGATGATAAGCGCCTGCAGCTAAAAATCAATGCTATTCGTCGGGGCTTGGAAGTAAATCGCCCCAATCCTGCCGATCCCCTGGATGTTCTGGCCAAGGTGGGGGGACTGGAAATAGCCGGCATGGCTGGGGTGATCCTGGCGGGAGCCGCTAAACGGGTGCCGGTAATTATCGACGGCCTTATTTCCGGAGCTGCTGCCTTGGTGGCCGCTCGCCTGGCCCCGGGAGCCGCTGACTATATTCTGGCCTCCCATCTTTCGGAAGAACCTGGTCACGCCGCCGTCCTGGAACTCCTGGGCCTTAAACCCATGCTGACCATGGCGATGCGCCTGGGCGAGGGCACCGGGGCCGCTCTGGGGATGACCTTGGTAGAAGCGGCCATTAAAATCTATCATGAAATGGCTACCTTCAGCCAGGCCGGGGTTTCGGGGGCGCTGGATAGTTGA
- the cbiB gene encoding adenosylcobinamide-phosphate synthase CbiB: MEPSVLLLVLALLLDLAVGDPPWLLHPTQVMGAGISALEKLLWRPNASRGYLLATGGVVVVGIVGGSWAITWGLLAAAGRINYWVEVLLAAWLLATTIAPRGLATAAAGVARALETGDLICARRRVSRIVGRDTAGLDEGEVVRATVETVAENTSDGVIAPLFYFFLGGVPLAMAYRAVNTLDSMLGYKNDRYLFFGRAAARLDDVANYLPARLTGIALCVAAALLGYGRRAWTIMLRDARRHPSPNSGFPEAAVAGALGVQLGGLNYYQGRPSQRPLIGEARQPLKKEHIGLAVCLMAVATFLVSLVGGSILAFAGRWY; this comes from the coding sequence TTGGAGCCTAGCGTCCTTTTGCTGGTCCTGGCCCTGCTCCTGGACCTGGCGGTGGGGGACCCGCCCTGGCTCCTGCACCCGACCCAGGTCATGGGGGCGGGTATCAGCGCCCTGGAAAAACTTTTGTGGCGGCCGAATGCTTCCCGGGGCTACCTGTTAGCTACGGGCGGGGTGGTGGTCGTCGGCATCGTCGGGGGCAGCTGGGCCATCACCTGGGGCTTGCTGGCAGCAGCCGGCCGGATTAATTACTGGGTGGAGGTATTGCTGGCCGCGTGGCTGCTGGCTACAACCATTGCCCCCCGGGGCCTGGCTACAGCGGCCGCCGGCGTCGCCCGGGCCCTTGAAACAGGAGACTTGATCTGCGCTCGCCGCCGGGTAAGCCGGATAGTGGGCCGGGATACGGCGGGCCTGGACGAAGGGGAGGTAGTCCGGGCGACGGTGGAAACTGTGGCTGAGAATACCAGCGATGGTGTTATTGCCCCCCTTTTCTATTTTTTCCTAGGAGGGGTTCCCCTGGCCATGGCCTACCGGGCCGTCAACACCCTGGATTCCATGCTGGGTTACAAAAACGACCGCTACCTTTTTTTCGGCCGGGCGGCAGCCAGGCTGGACGATGTGGCTAATTATCTTCCCGCCAGGCTAACGGGGATAGCCTTATGCGTGGCGGCCGCCCTGCTGGGTTATGGCCGGCGGGCCTGGACGATTATGCTGCGCGATGCCCGCCGGCACCCCAGCCCCAACAGCGGTTTTCCGGAGGCGGCGGTCGCCGGCGCCCTGGGAGTGCAGCTGGGCGGTCTCAATTATTATCAGGGGCGGCCCTCTCAACGCCCTCTCATCGGGGAGGCCCGGCAGCCTTTAAAGAAAGAGCATATCGGCCTGGCCGTCTGCCTCATGGCGGTTGCCACTTTCCTCGTTTCGCTTGTCGGCGGTTCGATTTTGGCCTTTGCCGGGCGCTGGTACTGA
- a CDS encoding cobyric acid synthase — MARAVMLQGTSSNVGKSVLAAALCRIFYRAGYRVAPFKSQNMALNSGATADGGEMGRAQLVQAYAAGVQPRVEMNPILLKPTAHARSQVILLGRPVGNVGARDYHGSFNQELWRYVEAAYAALDKEFEVIVIEGAGSPAEVNLKDREIANMRVAKMAGAPVLLVADIDRGGALAAIVGTLELLEEDERELVAGLIINKFRGDMALLQPALDFLEKKTGKPVLGVIPFLAHGLPEEDSVVLEKAAARPTAPGEVEIVVIKLPCIANFTDFDALAREEGVNLRYVEDKNALGNPDLIILPGSKNTIGDLLWLRQRGLEDAIKELAARGTPVVGICGGYQMLGREIADPGHVETDYDGIDGMGLLPVRTVFQPTKATNLVEGRVTGTGPFLGPLQGLEVKGYEIHMGASSLVAGQPAFKITRRGSVLVDIDDGAQSDDGLVWGTYIHGIWDNDAFRHRILDVLRARRGLPARESGLEFDADQERRFDALAAVVARHLDLKRLAAIMGLDRPLAGDGFGA; from the coding sequence ATGGCCCGGGCGGTCATGCTCCAGGGGACCAGCTCCAACGTCGGCAAGAGCGTCTTGGCGGCGGCCCTGTGCCGGATTTTTTACCGCGCCGGCTACCGGGTAGCCCCTTTTAAATCCCAGAACATGGCTTTAAACTCCGGCGCCACTGCGGACGGCGGGGAAATGGGACGCGCCCAGTTGGTGCAGGCTTATGCCGCCGGGGTGCAGCCGCGGGTGGAAATGAATCCGATCTTGCTCAAACCCACGGCCCACGCCCGCTCCCAGGTGATTCTCCTGGGGCGGCCGGTGGGCAATGTGGGAGCCAGGGATTATCATGGAAGCTTTAACCAGGAGCTGTGGCGTTACGTGGAGGCGGCTTATGCCGCCCTGGATAAGGAATTCGAGGTTATCGTTATCGAAGGCGCCGGCAGCCCGGCGGAGGTTAACCTTAAGGATAGGGAAATCGCCAATATGCGGGTGGCCAAGATGGCCGGAGCGCCGGTGCTCCTGGTGGCCGATATCGACCGCGGCGGTGCCCTGGCGGCCATTGTCGGGACTTTGGAGCTTTTAGAGGAAGACGAGAGGGAACTGGTGGCCGGTTTGATCATCAACAAGTTCCGGGGCGACATGGCTTTGCTGCAGCCGGCCCTGGACTTTTTAGAAAAGAAAACCGGCAAGCCTGTTCTGGGGGTCATCCCCTTCCTGGCCCACGGTCTGCCCGAGGAGGATTCCGTGGTCCTCGAAAAGGCCGCTGCCCGCCCCACTGCCCCCGGCGAGGTGGAAATTGTCGTAATAAAGCTGCCGTGCATCGCCAACTTTACCGATTTTGACGCCCTGGCAAGGGAAGAGGGCGTTAACCTGCGCTATGTAGAGGACAAGAACGCCCTCGGGAATCCGGACCTCATCATCCTGCCGGGGAGCAAGAACACCATTGGTGATCTGTTGTGGCTGCGGCAGCGGGGCCTGGAAGATGCCATTAAAGAGCTGGCGGCGCGGGGCACCCCGGTGGTGGGTATCTGCGGCGGTTATCAAATGCTGGGCCGGGAAATTGCCGATCCCGGCCATGTAGAAACCGACTATGACGGCATTGACGGCATGGGCCTCCTGCCGGTGCGGACGGTGTTTCAGCCGACCAAGGCCACTAACCTTGTTGAAGGCCGGGTAACCGGCACGGGACCCTTCTTGGGGCCGTTGCAGGGCCTGGAAGTGAAGGGCTATGAGATCCATATGGGGGCAAGCAGCCTGGTGGCCGGCCAGCCAGCCTTTAAAATCACTCGGCGCGGCAGCGTTTTGGTGGACATCGACGACGGCGCCCAGAGCGACGACGGTCTGGTGTGGGGTACCTACATCCACGGCATCTGGGATAATGACGCCTTCCGCCATCGGATCCTAGATGTTTTAAGGGCCAGGCGCGGCCTGCCGGCCAGGGAGAGCGGTCTGGAATTCGACGCCGACCAGGAGCGCCGTTTTGATGCCCTGGCTGCCGTGGTGGCCAGGCACTTAGATCTGAAACGACTGGCGGCGATCATGGGTCTGGACCGGCCCCTGGCAGGTGACGGCTTTGGAGCCTAG
- a CDS encoding precorrin-8X methylmutase has translation MSYLNNPRAIEAQSRAIIAAQLGDLGLGAEERNIVTRIVHATGDLEYARLVVIHPRLVAAATAALCGGADIITDIEMVRQGINSQILARGGGRVICAIREREVAAAAAARGITRAMAAMEYLAPRMTGAVVAIGNAPTALFRLLELMAAGQVAPAAVIGTPVGFVGAAEAKAALERSGVPFVTVRGTRGGSTVAVAAVNALLHLTWDGEGED, from the coding sequence GTGTCGTACCTCAATAATCCCCGGGCCATTGAGGCCCAAAGCCGGGCCATCATCGCGGCGCAGCTAGGCGATCTCGGTTTGGGGGCGGAGGAAAGGAACATCGTTACCCGAATCGTTCATGCCACCGGCGACCTGGAATACGCCCGGCTGGTGGTTATTCACCCCCGGCTGGTTGCAGCGGCGACTGCGGCCCTGTGCGGCGGGGCGGACATCATTACCGACATCGAAATGGTGCGCCAGGGGATCAACAGCCAAATCCTTGCCCGGGGCGGCGGGAGGGTAATCTGCGCCATCCGGGAAAGGGAGGTGGCTGCGGCAGCGGCGGCCAGGGGAATAACCAGGGCTATGGCCGCCATGGAGTACCTGGCGCCCCGGATGACGGGAGCCGTCGTGGCCATCGGCAATGCTCCCACGGCCCTGTTTCGCCTTCTAGAATTGATGGCCGCAGGCCAGGTGGCACCGGCGGCCGTCATCGGCACTCCGGTGGGCTTTGTGGGCGCGGCGGAAGCCAAGGCAGCCTTAGAGAGGTCCGGCGTACCCTTTGTCACCGTCAGGGGCACCAGGGGCGGCAGCACGGTGGCGGTGGCTGCCGTCAATGCCCTGCTGCACCTGACTTGGGACGGGGAAGGTGAAGATTGA
- a CDS encoding sirohydrochlorin chelatase — protein sequence MDIGIILLGHGSRIPEANEHLKLLAGHVREFLGDVRIQPCYMMRTHPNLLEGIAMLVEEGLRQIVVIPMFFCNGLHVQRDIPEQLATARERFPGVTLIYGSNLGADRRIAEIIVERIREVAPGVVPQ from the coding sequence ATGGATATAGGTATTATTTTACTGGGCCACGGCAGCCGCATCCCCGAGGCCAACGAGCATTTGAAGCTTTTGGCGGGCCACGTGCGGGAATTTCTGGGCGATGTCCGGATACAGCCCTGCTACATGATGCGCACCCATCCCAATCTCTTGGAAGGTATTGCCATGCTGGTGGAGGAAGGCCTGCGGCAGATAGTCGTGATACCCATGTTTTTCTGCAACGGCCTCCACGTCCAGCGGGATATTCCCGAGCAGTTGGCTACGGCCCGGGAGCGGTTTCCAGGGGTTACCTTGATTTACGGCAGCAACCTGGGCGCCGATAGGCGGATCGCCGAGATTATAGTCGAACGTATCCGGGAGGTGGCTCCGGGTGTCGTACCTCAATAA
- the cobK gene encoding precorrin-6A reductase, with amino-acid sequence MILVLAGTADASQVIGVLKSEGYRVAASVVTEYGARLARQAGADLVRTGPLGQEELANYLKRHGIVAVIDATHPFAVNITENAREACRALGLPYFRYRRPEVRLPSYPNLLPASSFEEAAVLAARGQVIFLTIGTRHLECFTDAPALKGKRLVVRVLPEEDSLARCRRLGIWPRDIVAIQGPLSYELNRALYRQYQADVVVTKESGSTGGVEEKVRAALDLGLTVVVVRRPSESGGLPLEEIIPMLGEALGR; translated from the coding sequence GTGATCCTGGTGCTGGCCGGCACCGCCGACGCCTCCCAAGTTATCGGCGTTTTAAAATCAGAGGGTTACCGGGTGGCCGCCAGCGTCGTTACTGAGTACGGAGCCAGATTAGCCAGGCAAGCGGGGGCTGATTTAGTCCGCACAGGTCCCCTGGGGCAAGAAGAACTGGCAAATTATCTTAAAAGACACGGCATTGTTGCCGTAATTGACGCCACCCATCCCTTTGCCGTTAACATTACCGAGAACGCTCGGGAGGCTTGCCGCGCCTTGGGGCTCCCCTATTTCCGTTACCGCCGGCCGGAGGTGCGCCTACCTTCCTACCCCAACCTTCTGCCGGCCTCCAGTTTTGAGGAAGCGGCCGTGCTGGCCGCCCGCGGCCAGGTAATATTTCTAACCATCGGGACGCGCCATTTGGAGTGTTTTACCGATGCACCGGCCCTGAAAGGGAAAAGGCTCGTCGTCCGGGTGCTGCCCGAGGAGGATTCCCTGGCCAGGTGCCGGCGGCTGGGAATCTGGCCGCGGGATATTGTGGCCATTCAAGGCCCCTTAAGCTATGAGTTAAACCGCGCCCTGTATCGGCAGTACCAAGCCGATGTGGTGGTTACCAAAGAGAGCGGGAGCACCGGCGGAGTCGAAGAAAAAGTCCGGGCCGCCCTGGATTTGGGCCTGACGGTCGTGGTCGTCCGCCGCCCGTCCGAGTCCGGCGGCCTGCCACTGGAGGAAATCATCCCCATGCTGGGGGAAGCCCTAGGGAGATAG
- the cobJ gene encoding precorrin-3B C(17)-methyltransferase, which produces MAEKELPGSYRRPGPGEIAVVGLGPGGEAEMTYRARQALEQAEVIVGYRTYVDLITSMTEGKEVVVTGMTGEVERCREAVERAAAGARVAVVSSGDPGVYGMAGLLLEILATHPRGQGIKVDVVPGVTAATAAAAALGAPLMHDFAVISLSDRLTHWEVIAARLEHAAAADFVLVLYNPRSHGRPDHLRRARDIILRFRHPATPVGVVRNAGREGEEAWIRDLATFLDLPVDMVSTVIIGNSQTRVLDGRLVTPRGYRL; this is translated from the coding sequence ATGGCCGAAAAAGAGCTACCGGGGAGTTACCGTCGCCCTGGCCCTGGCGAGATAGCGGTTGTGGGCCTGGGACCGGGCGGGGAGGCGGAGATGACCTACCGCGCCAGGCAGGCCCTGGAGCAGGCGGAAGTAATCGTCGGTTACCGCACTTATGTCGACTTGATAACCTCCATGACCGAGGGCAAGGAGGTAGTAGTTACCGGGATGACGGGGGAGGTGGAGCGGTGCCGGGAGGCGGTGGAGAGGGCTGCCGCCGGAGCCCGGGTGGCTGTTGTTTCCAGCGGCGATCCCGGTGTCTACGGTATGGCCGGGCTGCTCCTGGAAATCTTGGCCACCCATCCCCGGGGCCAAGGGATAAAGGTCGACGTCGTTCCCGGCGTGACAGCGGCCACTGCTGCGGCGGCCGCCCTGGGGGCCCCCCTGATGCACGACTTTGCCGTCATCAGCTTAAGCGATCGCCTGACCCACTGGGAGGTTATCGCCGCCCGCCTCGAGCATGCGGCGGCGGCCGATTTCGTCCTGGTGCTGTACAACCCCCGCAGCCACGGGCGACCCGACCACCTTCGCCGGGCCCGGGATATTATCCTCCGGTTCCGCCACCCGGCCACGCCGGTGGGAGTGGTGCGCAATGCCGGCCGGGAAGGGGAAGAAGCGTGGATCCGTGACCTGGCTACCTTTCTAGATTTGCCGGTGGATATGGTAAGCACGGTAATCATCGGCAACAGCCAGACCAGGGTGCTGGACGGCCGTCTGGTGACACCCAGGGGGTATCGGTTGTGA
- a CDS encoding cobalt-precorrin 5A hydrolase, with the protein MDEGGRVAIITLTRPGYETARRLARALAEKSTVFVPVGLSPAAEGEDGNSFNITSYSGPLSRFLGQIFPHYRSLIMVMAVGIAVRALSPHLVSKKADPAVVVVDVAGQYAVSLLSGHLGGANALARQVADILNGRAVITTAGEVLGLPALDLVARDLNVDVWPAAVFTKVMAALVNGEPVEVLVESPLLRAVEGLLPGLRVRPLKNPLPQGVAEAGILVTWRRLPLPGPRWVYWRPRVISAGIGCRRGATARMILYALGLALAEAGLSRRSLASLATVDFKGREPGLKEAAARLGVKLLTFTPEELVGCLDRRPYLNRSERVKRFTGIPGVCEPAAVLAAGEGELLWPKKSYRGVTVALALAR; encoded by the coding sequence GTGGATGAAGGCGGCAGGGTAGCCATCATCACTTTGACCCGGCCCGGATACGAGACGGCCCGAAGGCTGGCCCGGGCTTTAGCGGAGAAGAGTACCGTCTTCGTCCCTGTCGGTTTGAGCCCGGCGGCAGAAGGGGAGGACGGAAATTCATTCAATATAACAAGCTATTCCGGACCGTTATCCCGGTTCCTGGGTCAGATTTTTCCCCACTACCGTTCGTTAATCATGGTTATGGCCGTGGGAATTGCCGTGCGGGCCCTGAGTCCCCACCTTGTTTCTAAAAAGGCGGATCCGGCAGTGGTAGTGGTGGACGTGGCGGGACAATACGCCGTAAGCCTCCTTTCCGGCCACCTGGGCGGGGCCAACGCTCTGGCCCGCCAGGTGGCGGACATCCTAAACGGTCGGGCGGTGATTACTACCGCCGGCGAGGTCCTGGGGCTTCCGGCCCTGGATTTGGTGGCCCGGGATCTGAACGTGGATGTCTGGCCGGCGGCCGTTTTCACCAAAGTGATGGCGGCCCTGGTCAATGGCGAACCGGTGGAGGTGCTGGTGGAAAGTCCTTTACTTAGGGCCGTGGAGGGCTTGCTTCCCGGGTTAAGGGTGCGCCCCTTAAAAAACCCCCTTCCCCAGGGCGTGGCCGAAGCCGGGATTCTGGTAACCTGGCGGCGCCTGCCCCTTCCGGGGCCGCGGTGGGTCTACTGGAGGCCCCGGGTGATCAGCGCCGGCATCGGCTGCCGCCGGGGGGCAACCGCCCGTATGATTCTTTACGCCCTGGGCCTGGCCCTGGCGGAGGCAGGCCTCAGCCGCCGCAGCCTTGCCTCCCTCGCCACCGTCGATTTTAAGGGAAGGGAGCCCGGGCTTAAAGAAGCTGCCGCGCGCCTCGGCGTTAAGCTTTTAACCTTTACGCCTGAGGAGCTGGTAGGCTGCCTGGATAGACGGCCCTATCTTAACCGCTCGGAAAGGGTTAAAAGGTTTACCGGCATTCCCGGGGTTTGCGAGCCGGCGGCAGTCCTGGCGGCTGGAGAGGGGGAATTATTATGGCCGAAAAAGAGCTACCGGGGAGTTACCGTCGCCCTGGCCCTGGCGAGATAG
- the cobM gene encoding precorrin-4 C(11)-methyltransferase: MKVYFVGAGPGDPELITVKGRRLLEQAGVIIYAGSLVNPALLAWAHPEAVCYDSSSLTLEEIVEIMEGAVRRGREVVRLHTGDPSLYGAIREQMEALEARGIPYEVVPGVSSFSAAAAALGREFTVPGRSQTLILTRRGGRTPVPQAENLRALSAHRASLCLFLSAHCLEEATAELACGYGEQTPAAVVYKASWPEEKVIWGSLEDIAAKARQEGIERTALLLVGDFLAGPYQRSCLYHPSFGHGYRKVEKSGG, from the coding sequence ATGAAGGTTTACTTTGTAGGGGCCGGTCCGGGCGACCCGGAACTAATCACCGTTAAGGGTAGACGGCTATTGGAGCAGGCGGGGGTCATTATCTATGCCGGATCCCTGGTTAATCCGGCTTTGCTGGCCTGGGCGCACCCGGAAGCGGTATGTTACGACAGCTCCTCTCTTACCCTGGAGGAGATTGTTGAGATTATGGAAGGGGCCGTCCGGCGGGGACGGGAGGTGGTAAGGCTACATACGGGCGATCCTTCCCTGTACGGTGCTATACGGGAACAAATGGAGGCCCTGGAGGCCCGCGGCATCCCCTATGAGGTGGTGCCGGGAGTGAGTTCCTTCTCGGCGGCGGCCGCCGCCCTGGGCCGGGAATTTACCGTGCCAGGACGGAGCCAGACCCTTATCCTCACCCGCCGCGGGGGCCGGACTCCCGTGCCTCAGGCCGAAAATCTGAGGGCCCTGAGTGCCCACCGCGCGAGCCTCTGCCTCTTCCTGAGCGCCCACTGCCTGGAGGAGGCTACGGCCGAACTGGCCTGCGGGTACGGGGAGCAGACGCCGGCGGCCGTGGTTTATAAAGCTTCCTGGCCGGAAGAAAAGGTAATTTGGGGCAGCCTCGAGGATATTGCAGCTAAGGCCCGGCAGGAAGGTATTGAGCGGACGGCACTCCTCCTGGTCGGCGATTTCCTGGCCGGCCCTTACCAGCGCTCCTGCCTCTACCACCCGTCCTTCGGCCACGGCTACCGGAAGGTGGAGAAATCCGGTGGATGA
- the cobI gene encoding precorrin-2 C(20)-methyltransferase codes for MSGKLYGVGVGPGDPELLTLKARRILERVPVLAVPVSQRGEESLALGVVQAFVRPNQEILSLFMPMSRDRSYLERCWEAAARELLGKLREGRDVAFLTLGDASLYSTYSYLMEIIQGLDPSIPIETVPGITSFSAAAARLNLPLAKGDEALAIIPALEDPEALEGLIPLFPNLVLMKVARRYDEIVRVLTRAGVVRTSVLATRCGQKGETFSWDLEAGMGQRHDYLSLIIVKGRGKRQ; via the coding sequence ATGAGCGGCAAATTATACGGCGTGGGAGTGGGTCCCGGTGATCCAGAGCTCCTCACCCTGAAAGCCCGACGGATTTTGGAAAGGGTGCCCGTCCTGGCAGTACCCGTTTCCCAGCGGGGAGAGGAAAGCCTCGCCCTGGGGGTGGTGCAGGCCTTTGTGCGGCCAAACCAGGAGATACTCTCCCTGTTTATGCCCATGAGCCGCGACCGCTCTTACCTCGAGCGCTGCTGGGAGGCGGCGGCGCGGGAGCTGCTGGGGAAGCTCCGGGAGGGTAGGGATGTGGCTTTTTTGACCCTGGGAGACGCAAGCCTTTACAGCACTTACAGTTACCTTATGGAAATTATCCAAGGGTTGGACCCTTCCATCCCCATAGAAACCGTACCGGGAATCACTTCTTTCTCGGCGGCAGCCGCCAGGCTGAATCTGCCCCTGGCCAAGGGCGATGAGGCGCTGGCCATTATACCCGCCCTGGAGGACCCCGAGGCCTTGGAAGGGCTGATACCCTTATTTCCCAATCTGGTGCTCATGAAGGTGGCGAGGCGTTACGACGAGATCGTTCGCGTCCTGACCCGGGCCGGCGTGGTGAGGACCTCTGTCCTCGCCACCCGGTGCGGCCAGAAGGGGGAAACCTTTTCCTGGGATCTGGAAGCCGGCATGGGACAAAGGCATGATTATCTTTCCTTGATTATCGTAAAGGGGCGGGGAAAGCGGCAATGA
- the cbiT gene encoding precorrin-6Y C5,15-methyltransferase (decarboxylating) subunit CbiT, whose product MGFPGGKWPYITPGIPDGMFSRGAVPLTKEEIRVLTLAKGRLAPGQVVYDVGSGTGSLTVEAARLVNPGTLYAVEEDPVAADLTRANIQAFGLGNVVQVVGRAPEALEGLPPADRIFIGGSGGRLKDILEYCSRALKPRGIMVINAVTLETLWDSMTFGRSKGYHTSAVALNVARLEEVGGRRMFRSLNPVYIVQLADGACS is encoded by the coding sequence GTGGGTTTTCCCGGCGGTAAGTGGCCCTACATAACTCCCGGCATTCCCGACGGGATGTTCAGCCGGGGGGCAGTTCCCCTTACTAAAGAGGAAATCCGGGTACTGACCCTGGCCAAGGGGCGCCTGGCCCCGGGACAGGTGGTATATGACGTCGGCTCCGGTACAGGGTCCCTGACGGTAGAGGCCGCCCGATTGGTTAATCCCGGAACGTTATACGCCGTCGAGGAGGACCCGGTGGCGGCGGATTTGACCCGCGCTAACATCCAGGCCTTCGGCTTGGGGAATGTAGTTCAGGTAGTGGGGAGGGCTCCTGAAGCCCTGGAGGGCCTGCCGCCGGCTGACCGCATTTTTATCGGGGGCAGCGGGGGCCGGCTGAAGGATATTCTGGAGTACTGTAGCAGGGCCCTGAAGCCCCGGGGGATCATGGTCATTAATGCTGTTACCTTGGAAACCCTGTGGGATAGTATGACCTTCGGCCGGAGCAAGGGGTACCACACCTCGGCCGTAGCATTAAATGTAGCGAGGTTGGAAGAGGTGGGCGGGCGCCGGATGTTCCGCAGCCTAAATCCGGTTTATATTGTTCAGCTGGCCGACGGCGCCTGTTCCTAG